Proteins found in one Pogoniulus pusillus isolate bPogPus1 chromosome 36, bPogPus1.pri, whole genome shotgun sequence genomic segment:
- the TNFRSF25 gene encoding tumor necrosis factor receptor superfamily member 25, giving the protein MKRCCLGVAWVILAALWLAVSETQAPQCQNRHATRRLCPAGMNWIKEACRCCNPCPAGTFLSTPCSSLGNDSHCDPCPSGTFRAQPNIFTKCQACYECDHQAFQNVLSNCSATSNVACGCKPGHFRSCLDGQCSEFSCLPCQTCPGRLIQQPCSETQDTVCGSCKPDFYPEGGECRPCRTTQDACGQECQRVCRQGSGLEYILLAFTGPLFLGALAIYHKRKQLWHNVSAGSTLPPVQAANPTVRAAAVPLYQGSAQMADSNCWTQPRSSQVTKLAGGMARQSPEHEVLLQKQPGGTARPVGEVGPSSSLEPGATLLQGSQLYTIIDVVPVRRWKEFMRVLELREAEIELVELEVAHIRDQQYEMLKRWCQQTSATLDRVFAALERMELSGCAEALRRSMLVGP; this is encoded by the exons GTGATCCTGGCAGCGTTGTGGCTGGCAGTGAGTGAAACGCAGGCCCCACAGTGCCAGAACAGGCATGCCACCAGacgcctctgccctgctggcatgAACTGGATCAAGGAGGCTTGCCGGTGCTGCAACCCGTGTCCCGCAG ggaCGTTCCTGTCCACTCCCTGCTCGAGCCTTGGCAATGACAGTCACTGTGACCCCTGCCCCAGTGGCACCTTCCGTGCCCAGCCCAACATCTTCACCAAGTGCCAGGCTTGCTACGAATGTGATCACCAAG ctttccagaatgTGTTGAGCAACTGCTCAGCCACCAGCAACGTTGCCTGTGGCTGCAAGCCTGGGCACTTCCGCAGCTGCCTCGACGGGCAGTGCAGTGAATTCTCCTGCCTGCCGTGCCAGACCTGTCCTGGGCGCCTCATCCAACAACCCT GCTCAGAGACACAGGACACGGTCTGTGGCAGCTGCAAGCCTGATTTCTACCCCGAGGGTGGTGAGTGCCGTCCTTGCAGGACCACCCAAGATGCATGTGGACAGGAGTGCCAGAGAGTGTGCAGACAAG GCTCTGGACTGGAGTACATTCTGCTGGCATTCACCGGGCCCCTCTTCCTGGGTGCCCTTGCCATCTACCacaagaggaagcagctctGGCATAATgtctcagcaggcagcacactTCCCCCAGTGCAGGCTGCCAACCCCACAgtcagggctgcagctgtgccgttgtaccagggcagtgcccagatgGCTGACAGCAATTGCTGGACCCAGCCACGCTCCTCCCAGGTGACCAAGCTTGCTGGTGGCATGGCAAGGCAGAGCCCTGAGCACGAGGtcttgctgcagaagcagcctggtGGCACGGCACGACCGGTAGGTGAGGTGGGACCCTCATCCTCACTGGAGCCCGGAGCcactctgctgcagggcagccaaCTCTACACCATCATCGATGTGGTGCCAGTGCGGCGCTGGAAGGAGTTCATGCGGGTGCTGGAGCTGCGTGAGGCAGAGAttgagctggtggagctggaggtggcCCACATCCGTGACCAGCAGTATGAGATGCTGAAGCGCTGGTGCCAGCAGACCAGTGCCACCCTTGACCGTGTCTTTGCAGCTCTGGAGCGCATGGAGCTGTCTGGCTGCGCGGAGGCACTGCGCCGGAGCATGCTGGTGGGCCCCTGA